Within the Mycobacterium gordonae genome, the region TGCTGTCGGCGCGCAGCGATTCAGCGGACAAAGTCCAGGCGTTGGATGCCGGCGCCGACGACTACGTAACGAAGCCCTTTGGGATGGACGAGTTTCTGGCCCGGCTGCGGGCGGCGGTGCGCCGCAACACGGCGGCCTCCGAGACCGACCAGCCAGTCATCGAAACCGATGCCTTCACCATCGATCTGGCGGCCAAGAAGGTCACCAAGGCCGGCGCCGAGGTGCACCTGACGCCGACCGAGTGGGGAATGCTCGAGGTGCTCGCTCGCAATCGAGGCAAACTGGTCGGTCGCGAGGAGCTGCTGAAGGAGGTGTGGGGGCCGGGGTATGCGACCGAAACCCACTACCTTCGTGTGTATCTGGCGCAGCTGCGGCGCAAGCTCGAGGACGACCCGTCACATCCCCGGCATCTGCTGACCGAATCGGGCATGGGCTACCGCTTCGAGGTTTGAGTCACTCTTGTCACTTCAGCCTCTGGAAAAGTTGGGTGTCCGGTTGCCCGCCTTCGAGCGACAACTCGCGCCGCGCGGTGGCGTTTTCGTTCCGATCGCATGGGTCACTTCAGCCCATGGCTAGCGGGTCACCTCAGCCCCTAGAAAAGATGCCTGCCTGTTTGTCCGCCTTTGCGCGACAACCGAGCTCTATCCCGCAGCACCAAGACCCGTTGGTGGATGCGGTATTCGGTAGACCGTGGCATGCCCGCAGGGCCGTATTTGCCCCGGCCGAGCCGACGAACCCGGCCCCGCCTGATTTCCCATCGCAGCGCATCCGAAATGACTTTCGACGCTCTGCCTTTCACGCAGAAGCCGTGCCACTCCAATGCGTCGATCATTTCGGCAATGGTTGCCGGTCCGTGCAACGCCAGCTGCCAGGTGAGCACGTATCGGAGTTCGGTTCCGCGGAGACATAAGGCGGGGGCCATTGGGGCACCGTCGCATGTCGGCACGGCGCGCGCACTTCAGTCTGTGCA harbors:
- a CDS encoding response regulator — encoded protein: MTRVLVIDDEPHILRALKINLSVRGYEVITASTGAGALRAAAEHPPEVVILDLGLPDISGIDVLAGLRGWLSAPVIVLSARSDSADKVQALDAGADDYVTKPFGMDEFLARLRAAVRRNTAASETDQPVIETDAFTIDLAAKKVTKAGAEVHLTPTEWGMLEVLARNRGKLVGREELLKEVWGPGYATETHYLRVYLAQLRRKLEDDPSHPRHLLTESGMGYRFEV